In the genome of Bacteroidota bacterium, one region contains:
- a CDS encoding peptidase C45, translating into MQKPFYKKKLFKFLFAFLALIIGMIVFFKLIVILSPPEVSDISATKLERTQIGENFYFVEDSWLKKNKYGLWELFVCGGDFELGAKNGILTKELIEYQEEAFVERLKEMIPSDFYLNFLKYFISWFNKSIDEYIPIEYQKEIYGISFNASAKYDFIAPNYHRLLNYHAAHDIGHTLQNLNLVACTAFGVKDSISEDNTLLVGRNMDFYSGDKFAENKIIAFYKPENGYNFAFITWGALIGVLSGMNDQGLTVTLNAAKSNIPSSAKTPVSVLARKILQYASTIDEAYEIAKNYETFVAESFLIASAKDREFAIIEKSTENIDLYKSNDDKIILTNHFQGETFKNTELTIQNRKESASVYRWEKTKELLIEKEKHDQYSFAAILRDRKGKNGKNIGMGNEKAINQLIAHHSVIFKPEQLQIWISTSPYQLGKYIAYNLKTVFAESLNYQKNVFDSSLTIVADSFKNSEEYKNFIKFKETTKLLQQSFKQKSKKTFDEDFIEKYRKLNPEYYYTYFIIGEYYRHMNDNEKAIKFYNLALQKEIPRQDEMDLIIEMQKKVLEEN; encoded by the coding sequence AAAAAGAAATTATTTAAATTTTTATTCGCTTTTCTTGCTCTAATCATTGGTATGATTGTCTTTTTCAAATTAATAGTTATTCTTTCTCCACCTGAAGTTTCGGATATATCTGCTACAAAATTAGAGAGGACTCAAATCGGCGAAAACTTTTATTTTGTTGAAGATTCTTGGCTCAAAAAAAACAAATATGGTTTGTGGGAATTATTTGTTTGTGGAGGAGATTTTGAATTAGGTGCAAAAAACGGGATTCTCACAAAAGAACTCATAGAATATCAAGAGGAGGCCTTCGTTGAAAGACTCAAAGAAATGATTCCTTCAGATTTTTATTTGAATTTTCTGAAATACTTTATTTCTTGGTTTAATAAAAGTATAGATGAGTATATTCCTATTGAATATCAAAAGGAAATTTATGGAATATCATTTAATGCTTCGGCAAAATACGATTTTATTGCACCAAATTATCACAGATTATTAAATTATCATGCTGCCCACGATATTGGTCATACTCTTCAAAATTTAAATTTAGTTGCATGCACTGCATTTGGAGTAAAAGATTCAATATCAGAAGATAATACTCTTTTAGTTGGAAGAAATATGGATTTCTATTCTGGCGATAAATTTGCAGAAAACAAGATAATTGCATTTTACAAACCCGAAAATGGATACAATTTTGCATTTATCACATGGGGTGCATTAATTGGTGTTTTATCGGGAATGAACGACCAAGGTTTAACCGTAACTCTAAATGCAGCTAAATCTAATATCCCTTCATCAGCAAAAACACCGGTTTCTGTTTTAGCAAGAAAAATTTTGCAATACGCTTCAACTATTGATGAAGCCTACGAAATTGCTAAAAACTATGAAACTTTTGTAGCGGAATCTTTTTTAATTGCCTCGGCAAAAGACCGAGAGTTTGCCATTATTGAAAAATCTACTGAAAATATAGATTTATACAAATCAAATGATGATAAGATTATTCTTACTAATCATTTTCAGGGAGAAACATTTAAAAACACAGAACTAACAATTCAAAACAGAAAAGAAAGTGCTTCTGTTTACAGATGGGAAAAAACAAAGGAACTATTGATAGAAAAAGAAAAACACGACCAGTATTCATTTGCTGCAATTTTACGAGACAGAAAAGGAAAAAATGGAAAGAATATTGGTATGGGAAATGAGAAAGCAATAAATCAACTTATTGCTCATCATTCTGTTATTTTTAAACCCGAACAACTCCAAATTTGGATTTCAACATCTCCTTATCAATTGGGCAAATACATTGCATATAATTTAAAAACTGTTTTTGCCGAATCTTTGAATTATCAAAAAAACGTATTTGATTCCTCGCTAACAATTGTAGCGGATTCGTTTAAAAATTCAGAAGAATATAAAAATTTCATCAAGTTTAAAGAAACAACAAAACTGTTACAACAAAGTTTTAAGCAAAAATCGAAAAAAACTTTTGATGAAGATTTTATAGAAAAATACCGAAAACTAAATCCTGAATATTACTATACTTATTTTATTATTGGCGAATATTATAGGCATATGAACGATAATGAGAAGGCAATAAAATTTTACAATCTGGCATTACAAAAAGAAATTCCACGACAAGACGAAATGGATTTAATTATTGAAATGCAAAAGAAAGTTTTAGAAGAAAATTGA